In the genome of Mycteria americana isolate JAX WOST 10 ecotype Jacksonville Zoo and Gardens chromosome 7, USCA_MyAme_1.0, whole genome shotgun sequence, one region contains:
- the LOC142413075 gene encoding receptor-transporting protein 3-like: MYQHLEDTNSTLVTASSSDPGGTVGTWQDIFAAKIADMHLTEPWILQEDNSLQVHILKPGWKEFVQRRALGRFRCSQCFREWSSAKAHILFHMCRHRGWGMVWMRVFRQACRRCPDPQLEEPEFSQETMERLLHNLVLKILKYFYHLPIQPSDVLEVVVDAQVVGPHDSARCEGCRLGVCSESRLAPALDAREPLMDADKTRTHRTPKHQGMRPCATPTHRPSPFNSNFPWKCCCCIGTSLLCVLAVLLFVLLYFMK; this comes from the exons ATGTATCAGCACCTAGAAGACACAAACTCGACCCTGGTCACTGCCTCTTCCTCAGATCCAGGTGGGACCGTGGGGACCTGGCAGGACATTTTTGCAGCGAAGATTGCAGATATGCACTTAACAGAGCCATGGATACTTCAGGAGGACAATAGCCTGCAGGTGCACATCCTCAAGCCTGGCTGGAAGGAATTTGTGCAGCGCCGTGCACTTGGGAG GTTTCGGTGCTCCCAGTGCTTTCGTGAGTGGTCCTCGGCCAAAGCGCACATCCTGTTCCACATGTGCCGACATCGGGGCTGGGGCATGGTGTGGATGCGAGTCTTTCGCCAGGCGTGCAGGCGGTGCCCCGACCCCCAGCTGGAGGAGCCCGAATTCAGCCAGGAGACCATGGAGAGGCTTCTGCACAACCTGGTGCTAAAAATCCTCAAGTACTTCTACCATCTGCCCATCCAGCCCTCCGACGTCCTGGAAGTCGTGGTGGACGCGCAGGTGGTGGGGCCACACGACAGTGCCCGCTGTGAGGGCTGCCGGCTCGGCGTTTGCAGCGAGTCGAGGCTGGCCCCAGCACTGGATGCCCGGGAGCCCTTGATGGATGCAGACAAGACCAGGACCCATCGCACCCCGAAACACCAGGGCATGAGGCCCTGTGCAACCCCAACCCACCGCCCCTCGCCCTTCAATAGCAACTTCccctggaaatgctgctgctgcattggcacctctttgctctgtgttttggcAGTGCTCCTCTTCGTCTTGCTTTATTTCATGAAGTAG
- the LOC142412830 gene encoding coagulation factor IX-like, translated as MGSSGSTWFQSCLIASRRMACSGQAAITTGATQLHSRVHAHWGDSGGLWTLCPTMKKWFHQATKRRKELGLPLGSKILQKDRCVPFPDIPPKTLCGRPARPLPGIIKRIIGGRNAEPGFFPWQALIVVEDMSRVPNDKWFGSGALLSDSWVLTAAHVLRSQRRDKTVIPVSKEHVTVYLALHDVRNKMEAVNRTVEKIILHEEFDIQNYNHDIALVKLKEKVTMGKYVMPVCLPQFEHELEGPHPNTLGLVAGWGISNPNITVDEIISSGMRTLSDILQYVKLPVVLHAECKTSYESRSGNYSVTENMFCAGYYEGGKDTCLGDSGGAFVIQDPGTRRWVAQGLVSWGGPEECGSKQVYGVYTKVSNYVNWVEKKTGSSERWTFLDPELER; from the exons ATGGGGTCTAGTGGCTCAACTTGGTTTCAGTCCTGTCTCATTGCCAGCAGAAGAATGGCCTGTTCTGGGCAAGCTGCCATAACCACGGGAGCCACACAGCTGCACTCCAGGGTGCATGCGCACTGGGGAGATTCAGGGGGACTTTGGACCCTCTGCCCCACCATGAAG AAATGGTTCCACCAGGCAACGAAGAGACGaaaggagctggggctgcctttAGGAAGCAAAATCCTTCAGAAGGACAGATGTGTTCCTTTCCCAGATATACCTCCAAAGACCT TGTGCGGGCGGCCGGCTCGTCCTCTGCCTGGGATCATCAAGCGCATCATTGGAGGACGAAATGCAGAGCCTGGCTTCTTCCCCTGGCAGGCCCTGATTGTGGTGGAGGACATGTCCCGGGTGCCCAACGACAAATGGTTTGGCAGCGGGGCCCTGCTCTCAGACTCCTGGGTGCTGACAGCCGCCCACGTGCTCCGCTCCCAGAGGCGAGACAAGACTGTCATCCCTGTCTCCAAGGAGCACGTCACCGTCTACCTGGCCCTTCATGACGTGAGGAATAAGATGGAGGCTGTCAATCGGACAGTGGAGAAGATCATCCTCCACGAGGAGTTTGACATCCAGAACTATAATCATGACATCGCTCTGGtcaagctgaaggagaaggtgaccATGGGGAAATACGTCATGCCTGTCTGCCTGCCCCAGTTTGAGCACGAGCTGGAGGGGCCTCACCCTAACACACTGGGGCTGGTGGCTGGCTGGGGTATCTCCAACCCCAACATCACGGTGGACGAGATCATCAGCTCAGGCATGAGGACGCTGTCCGACATCCTGCAGTATGTCAAACTGCCGGTGGTGCTGCACGCCGAATGCAAGACCAGCTACGAGTCGCGGTCAGGGAACTACAGCGTGACCGAGAACATGTTCTGCGCCGGCTACTACGAAGGTGGGAAGGACACTTGCTTGGGAGACAGTGGAGGAGCCTTCGTCATCCAGGACCCAGGAACCCGGAGATGGGTGGCCCAAGGGCTGGTCTCATGGGGTGGCCCCGAGGAGTGCGGCAGCAAGCAGGTGTACGGTGTGTACACCAAAGTCTCCAACTATGTGAACTGGGTGGAGAAGAAAACAGGCTCCTCAGAGCGATGGACATTTCTGGACCCCGAGCTGGAGAGATGA